Proteins from one Mus caroli chromosome 3, CAROLI_EIJ_v1.1, whole genome shotgun sequence genomic window:
- the Il2 gene encoding interleukin-2 yields the protein MYSMQLASCVALTLVLLVNSAPTSSPTSSSTAEAQQQQQQQHLEQLLMDLQELLSRMENYRNLKLPRMLTFKFYLPKQATELKDLQCLEDELGALRRVLDLTQSKSFQLEDAENFISNIRVTVIKLKGSDNTFECRFDDESATVVEFLRRWIAFCQSIISTRTQ from the exons ATGTACAGCATGCAGCTCGCATCCTGTGTCGCACTGACACTTGTGCTCCTTGTCAACAGTGCACCCACTTCAAGCCCCACTTCAAGCTCTACAGCggaagcacagcagcagcagcagcagcagcacctggaGCAGCTGTTGATGGACCTACAGGAGCTCCTGAGCAGGATGGAG AATTACAGGAACCTGAAACTCCCCAGGATGCTCACCTTCAAATTTTACTTGCCCAAGCAG GCCACAGAATTGAAAGATCTTCAGTGCCTAGAAGATGAACTTGGAGCCCTGCGGCGTGTGCTGGATTTGACTCAAAGCAAAAGCTTTCAATTGGAAGATGCTGAGAATTTCATCAGCAATATCAGAGTAACTGTTATAAAACTAAAG gGCTCTGACAACACATTTGAGTGCCGATTCGATGATGAGTCAGCAACTGTGGTGGAGTTTCTGAGGAGATGGATAGCCTTCTGTCAAAGCATCATCTCAACAAGGACTCAATAA
- the LOC110291121 gene encoding LOW QUALITY PROTEIN: la-related protein 4-like (The sequence of the model RefSeq protein was modified relative to this genomic sequence to represent the inferred CDS: inserted 2 bases in 1 codon) yields MLLFVEVTSKGTGLNLNAKVWQEIPSGNPDGTPVTEPSWHETAATYGSHPEGNTELSEDMCKEYEVMYSPSCETTRNTADVEESADGMILGPEDLSYQLYDAPGESSSAISTEDLKECLKKQLELFFSRENLSKDLYLISQMDSDQFVPIWTIANMEEIKKLTTNTDLILEVLRSSPMVQVDEKGEKVRDDDRIPRPQPAATEAKAPTPKFDLLATNFPPLPGSSSRAPDELGLENRMSDVVKGVYREKDGEDLRVSCPVPAEDGQTDCTSAPLSISPSPPCTAEPPVLSTTQQEKDQMEDSVVPKDILNPVAVPVSSPTATKPSRANTASPXCQKPPKEPSPVLVQPLRELRSNAVSPTRNEENGAPEKPHEKPETRASKDHSGFRGNTIPRGAAGKIREQRRQFSHRATPQGVTRRNGKEQCVPPRSPK; encoded by the exons ATGTTGCTcttcgttgaggtgacatctaaAGGCACTGGTTTAAATCTTAATGCCAAAGTATGGCAAGAAATTCCTTCTGGAAATCCGGATGGCACTCCTGTAACTGAACCCTCTTGGCATGAAACTGCAGCCACATATGGATCTCACCCTGAGGGCAATACAGAACTTTCAGAAGATATGTGTAAGGAATATGAAGTAATGTATTCTCCATCTTGTGAAACCACAAGAAATACTGCAGACGTTGAAGAGTCCGCTGATGGGATGATCTTAggacctgaagacctgagttaccAACTATATGATGCTCCTGGAGAAAGCAGTTCAGCAATTTCTACAGAAGATTTAAAAGAATGTCTGAAAAAACAATTGGAATTATTTTTCTCACGAGAAAATTTATCAAAGGACCTTTACTTGATATCTCAAATGGATAGTGATCAGTTCGTCCCAATATGGACAATTGCcaacatggaagaaataaaaaaattgactACAAATACAGATTTAATTCTTGAAGTATTGAGATCTTCCCCTATGGTACAAGTTGATGAGAAGGGAGAAAAAGTGAG GGATGATGACAGGATCCCAAGACCGCAACCTGCAGCAACTGAAGCCAAGGCTCCAACTCCGAAGTTTGACTTACTTGCTACAAATTTCCCTCCTTTACCTGGAAGCTCATCGAGAGCGCCAGATGAACTTGGTTTGGAGAATAGAATGTCTGATGTCGTTAAAGGTGTCTACAGAGAAAAGGACGGTGAGGACCTGAGAGTTAGTTGCCCAGTGCCTGCAGAGGACGGACAGACAGACTGCACTTCTGCGCCNCTCAGCATAAGTCCTAGTCCTCCATGTACAGCTGAGCCTCCTGTGTTAAGCACAACTCAGCAAGAGAAGGATCAAATGGAGGACTCTGTTGTTCCAAAGGACATTCTCAACCCAGTAGCTGTGCCAGTGTCTTCTCCAACTGCTACCAAGCCATCAAGGGCAAATACTGCTTCACC TTGTCAGAAGCCTCCTAAAGAGCCATCTCCAGTTCTCGTACAGCCGCTGCGGGAACTCCGGTCCAATGCAGTATCTCCCACCAGAAATGAAGAGAACGGAGCTCCCGAGAAGCCGCATGAGAAACCAGAAACAAGGGCTAGTAAGGATCATTCTGGCTTCCGAGGCAACACCATTCCCAGGGGAGCGGCTGGAAAAATCAGGGAACAGAGACGCCAGTTCAGCCATAGGGCTACACCTCAGGGAGTGACTCGACGNAATGGGAAAGAGCAATGCGTGCCACCCAGATCACCAAAGTAA